GTAGTGAGAGTTTTACTAGGAGGAAACGAGAAAATGGCTAATAAAGTGAAATCCGACAAGGATTATTCCCAATATTTTCAGCCTCCTTCATTGACAGATGCCAAGAAACGCGGAAAAGAAGATATCGCCGTTCACTATGATTTTCAGATCCCTGAAGGCATGAAGGAATTCGGCGCAGATAAATATTATTTAATTCGCACGTTTGGTTGTCAGATGAATGAGCACGATACGGAAGTTATGAAGGGCCTATTCGAGCAAATGGGCTATCAAGCAACAGAAGATAAATTTCAGGCAGACGTCATTCTGCTGAATACATGTGCGATCCGCGAAAATGCCGAGGACAAGGTGTTTGGTGAGTTGGGACACTTGAAAGCGCTGAAAGCGGAAAAGCCGAATCTTGTTCTAGGTGTGTGCGGCTGCATGTCGCAGGAAGAAGCGGTCGTGAACCGAATCATGCAGAAGCATGCTTTTGTCGACTTGATATTTGGAACTCATAATATTCATCGCTTACCTGAGCTTTTGAAGGATGCATATTTCAACAAGGAAATGGTTGTTGAGGTTTGGTCCAAAGAAGGCGATATTGTCGAGAATCTGCCTAAGAAACGTGAAGGCATCAGAGCGTGGGTTAACATCATGTATGGATGCGATAAGTTTTGCACGTACTGTATCGTTCCTTACACCAGGGGAAAAGAAAGAAGCAGAAGGCCTCAAGATGTACTGGCAGAAGTTCGTGATTTAGCAAGACAAGGGTTTCAAGAGATTACGCTGCTGGGACAGAATGTGAATGCGTACGGTAAAGATTTTGAGGATATCAGCTATTCGTTCGGAGATTTGATGGATGATATCCGCAAAATTGATGTGCCGCGCATTCGTTTTACCACCTCACATCCGCGTGATTTTGACGATCATTTGATCGAGGTTCTCGCCAAAAGTGGAAATCTAGTGGAGCATATTCATCTCCCTGTTCAATCAGGAAGCACAGAAATTCTCAAGAAAATGAGCCGCAAGTATACCAGAGAACATTATTTGGAGCTTGTTGCTAAAATAAAGCGGGCCATACCTCATGTTTGCTTAACGACAGATATTATTGTGGGATTCCCCGGTGAAACGGATGAGCAGTTTGAAGAGACGCTTTCGTTAGTACGGGAAGTGAAGTTTGAGCTTGCTTTTACATTTATCTATTCGCCACGGGAAGGAACTCCTGCTACGGATATGGAAGATAATGTGCCTATGGAAGTGAAGAAG
This genomic window from Paenibacillus hexagrammi contains:
- the miaB gene encoding tRNA (N6-isopentenyl adenosine(37)-C2)-methylthiotransferase MiaB; the protein is MANKVKSDKDYSQYFQPPSLTDAKKRGKEDIAVHYDFQIPEGMKEFGADKYYLIRTFGCQMNEHDTEVMKGLFEQMGYQATEDKFQADVILLNTCAIRENAEDKVFGELGHLKALKAEKPNLVLGVCGCMSQEEAVVNRIMQKHAFVDLIFGTHNIHRLPELLKDAYFNKEMVVEVWSKEGDIVENLPKKREGIRAWVNIMYGCDKFCTYCIVPYTRGKERSRRPQDVLAEVRDLARQGFQEITLLGQNVNAYGKDFEDISYSFGDLMDDIRKIDVPRIRFTTSHPRDFDDHLIEVLAKSGNLVEHIHLPVQSGSTEILKKMSRKYTREHYLELVAKIKRAIPHVCLTTDIIVGFPGETDEQFEETLSLVREVKFELAFTFIYSPREGTPATDMEDNVPMEVKKQRLYRLNELINELSKQGNEKLQGEIVEVLVEGESKNNAEVLSGRTRTNKLILFTGSKDLIGKLVYVKVTHAQTWVLKGDIVDAPVKNISIPS